A window of the Pseudomonas sp. B21_DOA genome harbors these coding sequences:
- a CDS encoding alpha-1,4-glucan--maltose-1-phosphate maltosyltransferase, translated as MTAERPSELSYNPHMPLSQALLLPRIVIENTMPTLDGGQFAVKSIAGREVVVTSKVFADGHDKLAVRIRWREEGQETWQTEVMSDQGNNTWQGRFRPEEQGRYLYCIEAWIDHFASFQYELEKKHSAAVPVSLELQEGRTMVQQAAERSEGQLSEQLAALHHELSGLLETEQVALFLHSRSAKLMAQADHRAYLSISAEFPMDVERELAEFASWYELFPRSITDDPQRHGTFNDVHSRLPMIQDMGFDVLYFTPIHPIGRAHRKGRNNSLTAGPDDPGSPYAIGSEEGGHEAIHSQLGTREDFRRLVAAAADHGLEIALDFAIQCSQDHPWLKEHPGWFNWRPDGTIKYAENPPKKYQDIVNVDFYAPDAIPSLWVELRDIVVGWVKEGVKIFRVDNPHTKPLPFWQWLIADVRTLYPEVIFLAEAFTTPAMMARLGKVGYSQSYTYFTWRNTKAELAEYFTELNQSPWRECYRPNFFVNTPDINPAFLHESGRPGFLIRAALATMGSGLWGMYSGFELCESAPVPGKEEYLDSEKYEIRVRDFTAPGNIIAEIAQLNRIRRQNPALHTHLGLKIYNAWNDNILYFGKRSADGSNFILVAVSLDPHNVQEANFELPLWEMGLPDDATTHGEDLMNGHRWDWHGKYQFMRIDPAYQPFGIWRISAS; from the coding sequence ATGACTGCTGAAAGACCTTCAGAGCTGAGTTACAACCCGCACATGCCGCTGTCGCAGGCATTGCTGCTGCCACGTATCGTCATCGAAAACACCATGCCGACCCTTGATGGCGGGCAGTTTGCCGTCAAATCGATTGCCGGGCGCGAGGTGGTAGTGACCAGCAAAGTCTTTGCGGACGGCCATGACAAGCTCGCCGTGCGCATTCGCTGGCGCGAGGAAGGCCAGGAAACCTGGCAGACCGAAGTCATGTCCGATCAGGGTAACAACACCTGGCAAGGCCGGTTCCGCCCAGAAGAGCAGGGCCGCTACCTGTATTGCATTGAAGCGTGGATTGATCATTTCGCCAGCTTCCAGTACGAACTGGAAAAGAAGCACAGCGCGGCGGTGCCGGTTTCTCTGGAACTGCAGGAAGGCCGGACGATGGTGCAACAGGCCGCCGAACGCAGCGAAGGTCAGCTCAGCGAGCAGCTCGCCGCGCTGCACCACGAATTGTCCGGCCTGCTCGAAACCGAGCAGGTCGCGCTGTTTCTGCACTCGCGCAGTGCCAAGCTGATGGCCCAGGCCGATCATCGCGCCTACCTCAGCATCAGCGCCGAATTCCCCATGGACGTCGAGCGCGAACTCGCCGAGTTCGCCAGTTGGTATGAGCTGTTTCCGCGCTCGATCACCGACGATCCCCAGCGTCACGGCACCTTTAACGACGTGCACTCGCGTCTGCCGATGATTCAGGACATGGGTTTCGACGTGTTGTATTTCACGCCGATTCACCCGATCGGCCGCGCCCACCGCAAGGGCCGCAACAATTCCCTGACGGCCGGCCCGGATGATCCCGGCAGCCCGTATGCGATCGGCAGCGAGGAGGGTGGTCACGAGGCGATTCACTCGCAGCTCGGCACCCGTGAAGATTTCCGCCGCCTGGTGGCTGCGGCAGCCGATCATGGCCTGGAAATCGCTCTCGATTTCGCCATTCAGTGCTCCCAGGACCATCCGTGGCTCAAGGAGCATCCGGGCTGGTTCAACTGGCGCCCGGACGGCACGATCAAATACGCCGAGAACCCGCCGAAGAAATACCAGGACATCGTCAATGTTGACTTTTACGCGCCGGATGCGATTCCGAGCCTGTGGGTCGAGTTGCGTGACATCGTCGTCGGCTGGGTCAAGGAAGGCGTGAAAATCTTCCGCGTCGATAATCCGCACACCAAGCCGCTGCCGTTCTGGCAATGGCTGATCGCCGACGTGCGCACCCTGTATCCGGAAGTGATCTTCCTCGCCGAGGCTTTCACCACGCCGGCGATGATGGCGCGTCTGGGCAAGGTCGGGTATTCGCAGAGCTACACCTATTTCACCTGGCGCAACACCAAGGCCGAACTGGCGGAATATTTCACCGAACTCAATCAGTCGCCGTGGCGCGAATGCTACCGGCCGAATTTCTTCGTCAACACCCCGGACATTAACCCGGCGTTTTTGCATGAGTCGGGGCGTCCCGGTTTCCTCATTCGCGCGGCTCTGGCGACCATGGGTTCGGGACTGTGGGGCATGTATTCCGGCTTCGAGTTGTGCGAATCGGCGCCAGTACCGGGCAAAGAGGAATATCTGGATTCGGAGAAGTACGAAATCCGCGTCCGCGATTTCACCGCGCCCGGCAACATCATCGCCGAGATCGCCCAGCTCAACCGCATCCGCCGGCAGAATCCGGCGCTGCACACGCATCTGGGGCTGAAAATCTACAACGCCTGGAACGACAACATTCTGTACTTCGGCAAGCGCAGCGCCGATGGCAGCAATTTCATTCTGGTCGCGGTCAGCCTCGATCCGCATAACGTGCAGGAAGCGAATTTCGAACTGCCGCTGTGGGAAATGGGCCTACCGGACGACGCGACTACCCATGGCGAAGATTTGATGAACGGCCACCGCTGGGACTGGCACGGCAAATATCAGTTCATGCGCATCGACCCGGCGTATCAGCCGTTCGGGATTTGGCGGATTTCAGCTTCGTAA
- a CDS encoding autotransporter outer membrane beta-barrel domain-containing protein, translating into MKTSLTPHELKITFCTVSGSLLLCSSMEAHAESAADESTWYRADVPVMTLPVTVITPGPLPLSHQSSRLITEDLAPSAWDELYGRSARRAQTDALSSGYAMPGGEYKGPAVVTLKSGNGATQTVGLIGGDNQIQMSADGVLTRRTLSALNTGRLNLQGQNLGAYYSLIGAQGWHVDVSASGGRVSGFSRTAQGNRQATEGSAMTFSVEGGYPIGLSENWVVEPQAQLINQRISLDAPYAGSGNAASSDLTAWSGRVGARLKGSYDLNGLPVEPYVRTNLWHTVYSGSTLTLDQVDKISSSRKSSTVELGLGLVARVTPAVSLYMSADYSSDVDDNDLNGIIGSLGVRMRW; encoded by the coding sequence ATGAAAACTTCACTGACCCCACACGAACTGAAAATCACTTTTTGCACAGTGTCAGGTTCACTGCTGCTGTGCTCGTCCATGGAGGCGCATGCGGAGTCTGCGGCGGATGAATCCACGTGGTATCGCGCCGACGTGCCGGTGATGACCTTGCCGGTGACCGTGATAACGCCCGGGCCGCTGCCGCTGAGTCACCAGAGTTCGCGCCTGATCACTGAAGATCTTGCGCCCTCCGCATGGGATGAGCTGTACGGCAGGAGCGCCCGGCGCGCGCAGACTGATGCACTGTCCTCCGGTTATGCGATGCCCGGCGGCGAGTACAAAGGCCCGGCGGTGGTTACGCTGAAAAGCGGTAATGGCGCTACCCAGACCGTTGGCCTGATCGGCGGCGACAATCAGATTCAGATGAGTGCCGATGGCGTACTGACCCGACGCACCCTCTCCGCCCTAAACACTGGCCGCTTGAATTTGCAAGGCCAGAACCTGGGCGCCTATTACAGCCTGATCGGCGCGCAGGGCTGGCACGTAGACGTCTCGGCCAGCGGCGGTCGGGTCAGCGGTTTCAGTCGCACTGCGCAAGGTAATCGTCAGGCCACCGAAGGCAGTGCAATGACATTTTCGGTCGAGGGCGGTTATCCGATCGGCCTGAGCGAGAACTGGGTGGTTGAACCGCAGGCGCAATTGATCAACCAGCGGATCAGCCTTGATGCGCCTTATGCCGGCTCGGGCAACGCCGCTTCGTCCGACCTGACCGCGTGGAGCGGCCGCGTCGGTGCGCGGTTGAAGGGCAGTTATGACTTGAATGGCTTACCGGTGGAACCCTACGTGCGCACCAACCTTTGGCACACCGTCTACAGCGGCAGCACGTTGACGCTGGATCAGGTCGACAAGATCAGCAGCAGCCGCAAGTCTTCAACAGTGGAATTGGGACTGGGACTGGTGGCGCGGGTCACGCCGGCAGTGAGCCTGTACATGAGCGCCGATTACAGCAGCGATGTGGATGACAATGATCTGAACGGCATCATTGGCAGCCTCGGCGTGCGGATGCGCTGGTGA
- a CDS encoding endonuclease/exonuclease/phosphatase family protein gives MSSDPKRQAVDAPVIHRLRVLTVNTHKGFTALNRRFVLPELREAMRSTSADLVFLQEVVGEHERHSSRYNDWPQTSQYEFLADSMWSDFAYGRNAVYPDGHHGNALLSKYPIREYRNLDVSITGPERRGLLHCILDVPGHDEVHAICVHLSLLESHRQLQLQLLCQLLESLPEDAPVIIAGDFNDWQLQGNAALARRDYLHEAFERHHGRPAKTYPARFPLLRLDRIYLRNASSHDPRILGNKPWTHLSDHLPLAVEVHL, from the coding sequence GTGTCCAGCGATCCCAAGCGTCAAGCGGTCGACGCGCCAGTCATTCATCGCCTGCGGGTACTCACGGTCAACACCCACAAGGGCTTCACCGCACTGAATCGGCGCTTCGTCCTCCCGGAGCTGCGCGAAGCGATGCGCAGTACCTCGGCCGATCTGGTGTTTCTGCAGGAAGTGGTGGGTGAACACGAACGCCATTCGAGTCGCTACAACGACTGGCCGCAGACCTCGCAATACGAATTTCTTGCCGACAGTATGTGGAGCGATTTTGCCTACGGGCGCAATGCCGTTTATCCCGACGGTCATCATGGCAACGCGCTGCTGTCGAAATACCCGATTCGCGAATACCGCAACCTCGACGTCTCGATCACTGGCCCAGAACGGCGCGGGCTGTTGCACTGCATACTCGATGTGCCTGGACATGACGAGGTGCATGCGATCTGTGTGCATTTGAGTCTGCTGGAAAGCCATCGGCAATTGCAGTTGCAACTGCTCTGCCAGTTGCTTGAATCGCTGCCGGAGGATGCGCCGGTGATCATCGCCGGCGATTTCAACGACTGGCAGTTGCAAGGTAATGCTGCCCTCGCCCGTCGCGATTATTTGCACGAGGCTTTCGAGCGCCATCATGGGCGCCCAGCGAAAACTTATCCGGCGCGGTTTCCCTTGTTGAGACTTGACCGGATCTATCTGCGCAATGCCAGCAGCCATGATCCAAGAATTCTCGGCAACAAACCGTGGACGCATCTTTCGGATCACTTGCCGTTAGCAGTTGAGGTGCACCTGTAG
- a CDS encoding PIG-L family deacetylase: MKPSLLNEHGLPAQIWNSAPQLDNIPVINTHSLVPAGARAVVIAPHPGDEVVTCGGLLQLLSSLGHPLQLLSITDGSASHPGSRQWSEQRLSVFRPQESVEALRRLGLPMHSLKWVRGGFTDNALSDQQSQLTEFIGRYLRPGDVVFSTWRKDGPADHEVVGRASFDAAQKAGATYHDVPVWAWHWPEREQQMIPWERARKLRLDTWTVARKSHATHAYASQLKGEPAIGIAPLLPPVLLERMRLPYEIVFF; this comes from the coding sequence ATGAAACCGTCATTGCTCAACGAACACGGCCTGCCAGCCCAGATCTGGAACAGCGCGCCGCAGCTCGACAATATTCCCGTCATCAACACCCACAGTCTGGTTCCCGCCGGCGCCCGCGCCGTGGTGATCGCCCCGCATCCGGGCGATGAAGTCGTCACCTGCGGCGGCTTGCTGCAGCTGCTGTCCAGCCTCGGTCATCCTCTGCAATTGCTCTCGATTACTGACGGCAGCGCCAGCCACCCCGGCTCGCGGCAATGGTCGGAACAACGCCTGAGCGTGTTCCGTCCGCAGGAAAGCGTCGAAGCCCTGCGCCGTCTCGGCCTGCCGATGCACAGCCTGAAATGGGTGCGCGGCGGTTTTACCGATAACGCGCTGAGCGATCAGCAAAGCCAACTGACCGAATTCATCGGGCGTTACCTGCGCCCGGGCGACGTGGTGTTCAGCACTTGGCGCAAGGATGGTCCAGCGGACCATGAAGTGGTCGGCCGGGCCAGTTTCGATGCGGCGCAGAAGGCCGGGGCGACCTACCACGATGTGCCGGTGTGGGCCTGGCACTGGCCGGAGCGCGAGCAGCAAATGATTCCCTGGGAGCGTGCGCGCAAGCTGCGTCTCGACACCTGGACAGTCGCGCGCAAGAGCCACGCCACCCACGCTTACGCCAGCCAGCTCAAAGGCGAACCGGCCATCGGCATCGCCCCGCTGCTGCCACCGGTGCTGCTGGAACGGATGCGCCTGCCGTATGAAATCGTCTTCTTCTGA
- a CDS encoding glycosyltransferase: MIGIVIPAHNEEALLDECLRAALRASQHGQLAGEPVEILVVLDSCSDGSAQIVSAYPVLSLQIDARNVGEARAAGARLLLERGARWIACTDADSRVAYDWLAAQLGLEADAVCGTVTVEHWHESIDEAAQIRYHRHYQARDGHRHIHGANLGVSAEAYRLAGGFKPLTCDEDVQLVRALERSGANIAWSHRPQVHTSARLDSRAKGGFGDFLRNLAQLE; this comes from the coding sequence TTGATCGGTATCGTGATTCCGGCGCATAACGAAGAGGCGCTGCTTGATGAATGTCTGCGGGCCGCCTTGCGTGCCAGCCAGCATGGACAATTGGCCGGCGAGCCAGTGGAAATTCTCGTGGTGCTCGACAGCTGCAGCGATGGCTCGGCACAGATCGTCAGCGCTTATCCGGTGCTGAGCCTGCAGATCGATGCGCGCAACGTTGGCGAAGCCCGCGCCGCCGGTGCGCGCCTGCTGCTCGAGCGCGGTGCACGCTGGATCGCTTGCACCGATGCCGACAGCCGCGTTGCCTATGACTGGCTGGCGGCGCAACTGGGCCTGGAAGCAGATGCCGTGTGCGGTACGGTCACCGTCGAGCACTGGCATGAATCCATTGATGAAGCGGCGCAAATTCGCTATCACCGTCATTACCAGGCCCGCGATGGCCATCGCCATATTCACGGTGCCAACCTCGGCGTCAGTGCCGAGGCCTATCGCCTGGCCGGCGGCTTCAAACCGCTGACCTGTGATGAGGACGTGCAACTGGTCCGTGCGCTGGAACGCAGCGGCGCCAATATTGCCTGGAGTCACCGTCCGCAGGTGCACACCAGCGCCCGTCTCGACAGTCGGGCCAAGGGCGGATTCGGTGACTTCCTGCGCAATCTGGCACAGCTGGAATAA
- a CDS encoding nodulation S family protein encodes MSVDDRYFDGLFAGNDDPWAFRQRWYEQRKRAVTLAALPRPRYRSVFEPGCANGELSAELAPRCGRLLCCDTASAAVQLARTRLSVFEHAEVRQGRLPADWPEEKFDLIVFSEIGYYLDEQDLTEVIRRISESLTADGQLLACHWRPPIEGCPLNARQVHDQIHDQLALPRLVLHQEADFILELWSREPRSVAALEGLR; translated from the coding sequence GTGAGTGTCGATGATCGCTATTTCGACGGCCTGTTCGCGGGCAATGACGACCCATGGGCGTTCCGCCAGCGCTGGTACGAACAGCGCAAACGCGCGGTCACCCTCGCTGCCCTGCCCCGTCCTCGCTACCGGTCCGTCTTCGAGCCGGGTTGCGCCAACGGCGAACTGAGTGCAGAGCTGGCTCCGCGTTGCGGCCGCCTGCTGTGTTGCGATACCGCAAGCGCGGCGGTGCAGCTCGCACGTACTCGCTTGAGCGTATTCGAGCATGCCGAAGTCCGCCAGGGACGCCTGCCGGCTGACTGGCCGGAGGAAAAATTCGACCTGATCGTCTTCAGCGAAATCGGCTACTACCTCGACGAGCAGGATCTGACAGAAGTGATCCGCCGGATCAGCGAATCGCTGACGGCTGACGGCCAATTGCTGGCCTGTCACTGGCGCCCGCCGATTGAAGGCTGTCCGTTGAATGCACGTCAAGTTCACGATCAGATCCACGATCAACTGGCGTTGCCGCGTCTGGTGCTGCATCAGGAAGCGGATTTCATTCTCGAATTGTGGAGCCGTGAGCCACGCTCGGTGGCTGCCCTGGAGGGCTTGCGTTGA
- a CDS encoding PIG-L family deacetylase yields the protein MKDNPIVGQGTSLQQWQASRRLAELPAIDILDLVPLGSRAVIVAPHPDDEVLGCGGIMQLLAAAGRPLQLISVTDGSASHPGSQRWTVERLSVVRPQESAEALRRLGLPMHSLKWLRGGFTDTQVAAQEPELSEFIAGYLHASDVVFTTWRQDGHSDHEAVGRASVEAARRVGATCHELPVWTWHWATPEDASVPWERARKILLSPTHIARKRHAVHAFASQLEGDRDVGLGPVLAPYVLDRLLQPFEVVFL from the coding sequence ATGAAGGACAACCCGATCGTCGGTCAAGGCACTTCGCTGCAGCAATGGCAGGCTTCGCGGCGTCTGGCCGAGCTGCCCGCCATTGACATTCTTGACCTCGTACCGCTGGGCTCGCGGGCGGTGATCGTCGCGCCGCATCCGGATGACGAAGTGCTCGGTTGCGGCGGCATCATGCAATTGCTGGCGGCGGCGGGACGGCCGTTGCAGTTGATCTCGGTCACCGATGGCAGCGCCAGTCACCCCGGCTCGCAACGCTGGACAGTCGAGCGTTTGAGCGTGGTGCGACCGCAAGAATCCGCCGAAGCCCTGCGTCGTCTAGGTCTGCCGATGCACAGCCTGAAATGGCTGCGCGGTGGTTTTACCGACACCCAAGTCGCAGCTCAGGAACCGGAGTTGAGCGAATTCATCGCCGGCTATCTGCATGCCAGCGACGTAGTCTTCACGACCTGGCGCCAGGACGGCCACAGCGATCATGAGGCTGTCGGCCGTGCCAGTGTCGAAGCGGCGCGACGCGTCGGTGCGACCTGCCATGAACTTCCGGTCTGGACCTGGCACTGGGCAACCCCGGAAGACGCTTCGGTTCCATGGGAGCGGGCACGCAAGATTCTCTTGTCACCCACGCACATCGCGCGCAAACGCCACGCGGTCCATGCTTTCGCCAGCCAGCTGGAAGGCGACCGCGACGTCGGACTTGGGCCAGTTCTCGCGCCCTATGTACTCGATCGTTTGTTGCAACCTTTTGAAGTGGTGTTCCTGTGA
- a CDS encoding acyl-CoA dehydrogenase: MDFQHYLARRPPDYADTNALGRCLRAMVEAGLDRLPLPGSGHTLERFQRLAEVGGHDLGLCKLYEGHTDALAIIEQLGGTPTPGSTWGMWAAEPPQARVKITPAGHMVTLNGRKAWCSGAAVLSHALLTAWDADGQQQLVAVALDQPGVTITDQGWQAVGMAATGSVEVLFDNAEAQAIGNPGDYLQRPGFWQGGIGIAACWYGASRRIAEGLRQHCAQRDEPHALAHLGATDTALQAAADVLRFSALQIDAQPEADAELLARRARAVVEQSAEQVMREVGRALGARPFCQDRHFARLSADLPVFLRQSHAERDLAALGQQIAEQSCEVWAL; encoded by the coding sequence ATGGACTTTCAACATTATCTGGCCCGCCGTCCGCCAGATTACGCCGACACCAACGCCCTCGGCCGTTGCCTGCGGGCAATGGTCGAGGCCGGACTCGACCGTTTGCCGTTGCCCGGCAGCGGTCACACGCTGGAGCGCTTTCAGCGTCTTGCGGAAGTCGGCGGGCACGATTTAGGCCTGTGCAAACTCTACGAAGGCCATACGGATGCTCTGGCGATCATCGAGCAATTGGGCGGCACGCCAACCCCGGGCAGTACGTGGGGCATGTGGGCCGCCGAACCGCCGCAGGCACGGGTGAAAATCACGCCGGCCGGGCATATGGTGACGTTGAACGGGCGCAAGGCCTGGTGTTCTGGCGCTGCGGTGCTCAGCCACGCCTTGCTCACTGCGTGGGACGCGGACGGTCAGCAGCAACTGGTGGCAGTCGCACTTGATCAGCCTGGCGTGACCATCACCGATCAAGGCTGGCAGGCCGTGGGCATGGCGGCGACTGGCAGCGTCGAGGTGCTGTTCGACAACGCTGAAGCGCAGGCCATTGGTAACCCCGGCGATTACCTGCAACGGCCGGGTTTCTGGCAAGGCGGGATCGGTATCGCGGCTTGCTGGTATGGCGCTTCGCGGCGGATCGCCGAAGGGCTGCGCCAGCATTGCGCGCAGCGTGATGAACCGCATGCCCTTGCCCACCTCGGTGCGACTGACACCGCACTGCAGGCGGCGGCCGATGTGCTGCGCTTCAGTGCGTTGCAAATCGACGCGCAGCCCGAGGCCGATGCTGAACTGCTCGCCCGACGCGCCCGCGCCGTGGTCGAACAGTCTGCCGAACAGGTCATGCGTGAAGTCGGTCGCGCACTGGGTGCCCGGCCGTTTTGTCAGGATCGGCATTTCGCGCGATTGAGTGCCGACTTGCCGGTGTTCCTGCGACAGAGCCACGCCGAACGCGACCTTGCTGCACTGGGCCAGCAGATTGCTGAGCAGTCCTGCGAGGTCTGGGCGCTATGA
- the glgX gene encoding glycogen debranching protein GlgX, producing the protein MTRPKKAEPAAHAEPSRIREGLPFPLGATWDGLGVNFALFSANATKVELCIFDDSGEVELERIELPEYTDEIYHGYLPDAHPGLIYGYRVYGPYDPANGHRFNHNKLLIDPYAKQLVGELKWSEALFGYTIGHPDADLSFDERDSAPFVPKCKVIDPAHTWGNDHRVSVPWDKTIIYETHVRGISMRHPSVPENLRGTFGGLMVDDVLEHIRELGVSSVELLPIHAFVNDQHLLQKGMTNYWGYNSIAFFAPDPRYLASGKIAEFKEMVAHLHDANLEVILDVVYNHTAEGNEQGPTLSMRGIDNASYYRLMPDDKRYYINDSGTGNTLDLSHPCVLQMVTDSLRYWASEMHVDGFRFDLATILGRYHDGFDERHSFLVACRQDPVLRQVKMIAEPWDCGPGGYQVGNFPPGWVEWNDKFRDTVRAFWKGDDAQLADFASRMTASGEMFNQRGRRPYSSVNFITAHDGFTLNDLVSYNDKHNEANDENNQDGSNNNLSWNHGVEGPTDDPEINALRHRQMRNFFATLLLAQGTPMIVAGDEFARTQDGNNNAYCQDSEIGWVNWDLSEDGKALLKFVKRLIKLRLTYPILRRGRFLVGEYNEDIGVKDVTWLAPDATEMTTEHWHDAHNRCLGMLLDGRAQETGIRRKGADATLLLVVNAHHDIVNFTLPEVPDGGFWTCMIDTNQPAIRGQERFDFGHEYSVTGRSLLLFELQRDEEE; encoded by the coding sequence ATGACCCGTCCAAAGAAAGCCGAACCCGCTGCGCACGCCGAGCCGTCGAGAATTCGTGAAGGTCTGCCCTTCCCGCTCGGTGCTACCTGGGATGGTCTGGGGGTTAACTTTGCTCTGTTTTCCGCCAACGCCACCAAAGTCGAGCTGTGCATTTTCGACGACAGCGGCGAAGTCGAACTCGAGCGCATCGAACTGCCCGAATACACCGATGAGATCTACCACGGCTACTTGCCCGATGCGCATCCGGGCCTGATCTACGGCTACCGCGTGTACGGTCCTTACGACCCGGCCAACGGCCATCGCTTCAACCACAACAAGCTGCTGATCGACCCGTACGCCAAGCAACTGGTCGGCGAGCTGAAATGGTCGGAAGCGCTGTTCGGCTACACCATCGGCCATCCTGACGCCGACCTCAGTTTCGACGAACGCGACAGCGCGCCATTCGTGCCCAAGTGCAAGGTCATCGACCCGGCGCACACCTGGGGCAATGATCATCGCGTCAGCGTGCCGTGGGACAAGACCATCATTTATGAAACCCACGTGCGCGGCATCAGCATGCGTCACCCGTCGGTGCCGGAAAACCTGCGCGGCACGTTCGGCGGTTTGATGGTCGACGATGTGCTCGAACACATCCGCGAGCTCGGCGTGTCTTCCGTTGAATTGCTGCCGATTCATGCCTTCGTCAACGATCAGCATCTGCTGCAAAAAGGCATGACCAACTACTGGGGCTACAACAGCATTGCGTTCTTCGCCCCGGACCCGCGTTATCTGGCCAGTGGCAAGATTGCCGAATTCAAGGAAATGGTCGCGCATCTGCACGATGCCAACCTCGAAGTCATTCTCGACGTGGTCTACAACCACACCGCCGAAGGCAACGAGCAAGGCCCGACGCTGTCGATGCGCGGTATCGACAACGCCTCCTACTACCGCTTGATGCCGGACGACAAGCGCTACTACATCAACGATTCCGGCACCGGTAACACCCTGGACCTGAGCCACCCGTGCGTGCTGCAAATGGTCACTGACTCCCTGCGCTACTGGGCCAGCGAGATGCACGTCGATGGCTTCCGCTTCGACCTCGCAACCATTCTTGGCCGCTACCACGATGGTTTTGACGAGCGCCACAGCTTCCTCGTCGCCTGCCGTCAGGACCCGGTGCTGCGTCAGGTGAAAATGATCGCCGAACCCTGGGACTGCGGCCCCGGCGGTTATCAGGTCGGCAACTTTCCGCCGGGCTGGGTTGAGTGGAACGACAAATTCCGCGACACCGTGCGCGCGTTCTGGAAAGGCGACGACGCTCAGCTTGCCGATTTCGCCAGCCGCATGACTGCTTCCGGTGAGATGTTCAACCAGCGTGGGCGACGGCCGTATTCGTCGGTGAACTTCATCACCGCCCACGACGGTTTCACCCTCAACGATCTGGTCTCGTATAACGACAAGCACAACGAAGCCAACGACGAGAACAACCAGGACGGCAGCAACAACAACCTGTCGTGGAACCACGGCGTCGAAGGTCCGACCGACGATCCGGAAATCAACGCCCTGCGCCACCGGCAGATGCGCAATTTCTTTGCCACTCTGCTGCTGGCCCAAGGTACGCCGATGATCGTTGCCGGTGATGAATTCGCCCGCACCCAGGACGGCAACAACAACGCCTATTGCCAGGACAGCGAAATCGGTTGGGTCAATTGGGATCTGAGCGAGGACGGCAAGGCGCTGCTGAAATTCGTCAAGCGCCTGATCAAGCTGCGTCTGACTTATCCGATCCTGCGTCGTGGGCGCTTCCTGGTCGGCGAGTACAACGAAGACATCGGCGTCAAAGACGTAACCTGGCTGGCCCCGGACGCCACCGAAATGACCACCGAGCACTGGCACGACGCGCACAACCGCTGCCTGGGCATGCTGCTCGATGGTCGCGCGCAGGAAACCGGCATCCGTCGCAAAGGTGCCGATGCGACCCTGCTGCTGGTGGTCAATGCGCACCACGACATCGTCAACTTCACCCTGCCGGAAGTGCCGGATGGTGGCTTCTGGACCTGCATGATCGACACCAATCAGCCGGCGATTCGCGGCCAGGAACGCTTCGACTTCGGCCATGAATATTCGGTGACCGGACGTTCGTTGCTGTTGTTCGAACTGCAACGCGACGAAGAAGAATGA
- a CDS encoding DUF2934 domain-containing protein codes for MSTDDKRIREFAYQIWESEGKPEGHEERHWEMARKLAEAEALAPKKPPKAAGSKVAGKTTAAKSTETKALDAKTPAAAKAKPATKAKPAATPKVVPPGEKAAEKKPRAAKKPPAN; via the coding sequence ATGAGCACCGACGATAAACGCATTCGCGAATTCGCCTATCAGATCTGGGAGTCGGAAGGGAAGCCTGAAGGCCACGAAGAACGTCATTGGGAGATGGCGCGCAAGCTGGCCGAGGCCGAAGCGCTGGCGCCGAAGAAGCCACCGAAGGCGGCTGGCAGCAAGGTGGCTGGCAAGACCACAGCGGCGAAGAGCACCGAAACCAAAGCGCTCGACGCCAAGACACCGGCTGCTGCCAAAGCCAAACCCGCGACGAAAGCAAAACCTGCGGCCACGCCAAAAGTAGTTCCGCCGGGCGAAAAGGCAGCCGAGAAAAAGCCGCGAGCAGCGAAGAAGCCCCCGGCGAACTGA